The segment CCTTCAAAAGGATGAAATTGTATAAGGTACTCTGTGTATAGATCTAACATAATGACATAGAAGTTCGGGTAAAGATTATGAGGGAAGCGAGATTTTCACTATCGAAACTCACCGCGTCGATGCAGCTTTTTCTTATCAAGTATCCATCCCCGGTCGGGTTCATTTTAAACTCGGACTTGCACTGTGGGAATGGCATTTCACAAACCTGCATTGTTCCGTTTTCACCGAGCTGTATCGAAACAAAAGGGAAAGCAATAGTCGTCGCGTGAAACAATTGATTTGtgacaattaattaattaacttggTAATATATATTGCTGATATTATGTGATACTAAATAAAACATCCCCTAATGCATGAATGTTATACACGGAACCACTCTTACCATTAACGAAATTATTCGTGGCAATGAAAAttccaccgcccccccccctccccgaacCTCTCATCTtttttaagttggttaattgCCTAGCCATGTCAGTAAGACATTTCACGTATCATACGTGCATATATGGTATGAATATTTCAGTCTATATTTGCGTTATAAAATGTGTTTAGTCGTGGGGCGAATATATGAGAGAAATCTTCATTCCCTGTTAaagccaccccacccccacccatcccccatCCCTATACAGAGAAACACACATGCAAGGAAACAATTAATGTCTACGCCAAATAAGTAGGGGAAAAACTCACTCTCTCTCCAATGCAATCTTCGTTGCTTACAGCGTCCGTACAGGTGTAGCATCGGATTACCTTTGGGTCCGAGGGTCCAATGTCTGAATAAAGGCAgtgaacatatattttatttgatttctcaGGTTTAGTAAAGAATAGCTTAGAAATATAAAATGGCTAGTGTATAATATATACTCAAATGAACCATTCTGCCAATTACCGGTGGTTGAGCAACATTCTCATGTCACTGTTGCACGGTTCTATACAATAGATGTATAtatctccatatatatatatacacagacacACATTATCATcaacaaaaatactcaaaattgGTCCAAAATGGCATCTTCTGGTTATTATTCCCGTTTAAAAATCCTGGgacatatttctttgaatttggaAACAATATCACATCACATATCACGTCAAGGCGCCTTCGTTTTCTTTTCAAGCTAAAAAGAGTTGTATACACTTTGAGAAATCATACAATGAACTGCGTCTGGATGGTATTGTACTTTTCATTGTGATCTGTCATGTGTTATCAAAGGGGAAAAACAAAGGGACAAtgataaaattgaaatatatgcCTATCCGTCGTCAGATGAGAATCCATCGAATTGTCAGTTAGAGGGCTATATTTTCATAAAACGATCgtgccaccccctcccctattCCTCGGCAAATTCTTCGtaaaaacaaaccaacaaacTACAACAACTCCAGGGGCTCTTTTGTGCAATACTCATTTTGTACACCTACGGTGGTTAATCTTTGAGTACCTAACCCTTTGTGCTTCTTTATACAAATGTCTTGTGGCTATAAATTGTGGGCTTCTACATAACGTACGTAAAGAGGAGAGTCATTATAGACCTCGGATTTCTATACCTCTTACCATAGGCCTCAATGTAATAATGTTAAAATGCAAATAACACATTGGTGAGTAccttattactattattatgtttttgtgtCTTCGTTTCGAATATACCAACTTCAAAGGAAACGCCAAGTTACGTTACctttcaaataaaatacaagGCGCAACCTCAGACAAAGACAATTATTAGAGTTAATTCAGTGCCAACGAAAAAGGGAAATTAAACTGTATTTCAATATCTTAACGCCGATTGTACAATTTATTAAGAAAACGAGATTACAGCTTCTACTTACCGATTGCGTCGGTCGAAGGAGCACCTGTATTCACATCAGCTTAAgaataaataagaaaacaataaaatgtaaaacGAAACCTCATGCATTATTCAGCAAAGATGAGAAATATCggacaacaacaagaaaaacaccatcttaaataaatcattcaaaaTAATTTGCTGATTTCCTTGGCTTAAAGATGCTATTATAAGAAAAACCTTATTACGAAAATACAGCCAAAATGAAGTATTGAACATCGCATATTTGGAAAAGCATTTTCGCGAGTGAGGTGTGGGCAAAAGAGAATGTAGAGTATTATAGAGGTgagtgaagtgaagtgaaggggtggggtggggtggggtggcgtGATGTGGGACGTGATGGAAATGAGGAAAATATGTGGGAAAGAGAAGagaaaggaggaggaggaagataATGATATAGGGGAAACAATAGGGTAGAAGAATATACTTCAGATTAGTATTCCCTCATTTTTTTCTGATTAATGAATTATCTTACTTCCTCCTTTTGAAGGTTGACAAGGTCAAAGTATATAAGAATAATACGAATACTACTTTAGCCCGTTTGTAGTAGCTGCATATGGGAGAGCAGGGGTGCTGtggcggggtggggtggggagtgggtTACCGAGGATAAGATGCGGGGAAAAGAATTATTATATTTCGATCTATATTGATTTAGGAATGATCTTATTTTTTAACATGGAGATGTATGTTTACTAAATAAAATGCAAACTAGACATAGAAACTAATGATCAAGTATAATACTTAATTGAAGAAGAAGTAagaatgttttttctttaatacaATTTTAGACTAATTGGAGCTATGCAAGGTTAAAGTAAGACAAAGGCATGTAAAATATGTTATCTCCCACTTACCTGTTGCGTTGGATCCAGGGTTTTCGGTATTCAAAGCATCTTAAAAATGAATATGTGAAACAACGAGAGAATAAATACAGAGTAATAAGACATATGTTGTCATAACTTCATTTAACATGGAGGtgtatttttaataaattaaataaaaactaTACATAGAAACTACTGATCAAGTAAAATACTTAATTGGAGAAGTAAGAAGGTTTTTTAATATACAATTTTAGACTAATTGGAGCTATGCAAGGCTAAAGTAAGACAAAGGCATGTAAAATATGTTATCTCCCACTTACCTGTTGCGTTGGATCCAGGGTTTTCGGTATTCAAAGCATCTTAAAAATGAATATGTGAAACAACGAGAGAATAAATACAGAGTAATAAGACATATGTTGTCATAACGTCATTTAACATGGAGAtgtatttttaataaattaaataaaaactaGACATATAAACTACTGATCAAGTCAAATAATTAATTGAAGAAATAAGAATGattttgtttaacagttttagACTAATTGGAGCTAGATGCAGGGTTAAAATAAAGACAAAGGCAAGTACAATATGTTATCTCCCACTTACCTGTTGCGTTGGATCCAGGGTTTTCGGTAGTCACAGCATCTTTAAAATGAATATGTGAAATAATGATAGCACATATGCTACAAAATAGTTAGACTTATATGTTGTCATAACGTCATTTAACATGTTAtgtatttttaataaataaatgaaaactaGACAGAAACTAATGATCGAGTCAAATAATTATTGAAGAAGATGTAAGaatgatttgtttttaaacttCAGACTGATTGGAGCTAAATGCAGGGTTAAAATAAAGGCAAAGGCAAGTAAAATATGTTATCTCCCACTTACCTGTTGCGTCGGATCCAGGGTTTTCGGTAGTCACAGCATctttaaaatgaatatttgaaacaatgagAGAATAGCTACAAAATAATTAGACTTATATGTTGTCATAACGTCATTTAACATGGAGatgtattttttaatatataaaatttaaactAGACATATAAACTACTGATCAAGTAAAATAATTAATTGAAGAAGATGTAAGAATGGTTTGTTTAACAATTTTAGACTGATTGGAGCTAGATGCAGGGTTAAAATAAAGACAAAGGCAAGTAAAATATGTTATCTCCCACTTACCTGATGCGTCGGTCACAGGGTTTTCGGTAGTCACAGCATCTTAATAAATGAATATGTGAAATAATGAGAGCACATATGCTACAAAATAGTTAGACTTATATGTTGTCATAACGTCATTTAACTTGGAGAtgtatttttaataaataatataaaaactaGAGATAGAAACTTATGATCAAATAAAATAGTTAATTCAAGAGGAAGAAGTAAAAATGATTTGTTTAACAATTTTAGACTAATTTGAGCTATATGGAAAGTTAAAGTAAGACAAAGGCAAGAAAATATGCTATTTCCCACTTACCTGATGTTGAGTCGGTAACAGGGTTTTCGGTAGTCACAGCAGCTTAATAAATGGATATGTGAGAGAATAACCACAAAGAAATTAGACTTATAtgatcataggcgtacgggaccatttcagtttaggggggcagaactttttgtgcccgaaagttcccgtgacactatctaagcggagcgccaccatcggttggcgcgtagcgtacaagaaaattttgggcacacaatgcctctcagattgccggaaacggcccttctgaggcaagttgcatctaaacattctttattttataatctcacgttttagaaatttaaaaaatttggtaaattagaagaagaaaaaatggtaacatcactttgaaggggaaaaattggacagtatattttttatgctcttatttagttaccttatttattatttgaacaCAGTACCCAGCTACCTCCaggaaaacatacattgttcaacgacacgtaggcgggataatgtcgctgtgtcgggtgagactgtaTGATTTGTCTCACAAGAAAAGtatgaaatataacaaagaatatgataaacctgtacttctaggcttgaaggcacccccccccaccatccatggaaaagaaaatgtttcttatatacactcatgttggggatgtccaggtcaagggcggcggaagcacttttaatctggggggcaccgacatcaaagggcactttgcagaaattcgattggactgatgcagcctta is part of the Apostichopus japonicus isolate 1M-3 chromosome 11, ASM3797524v1, whole genome shotgun sequence genome and harbors:
- the LOC139976246 gene encoding uncharacterized protein isoform X7, encoding MMKARWPVLPLLVILIATITTTDAAATTVSTTLAATTENPVTDSTSAAVTTENPVTDSTSDAVTTENPVTDASDAVTTENPGSDATDAVTTENPGSNATDALNTENPGSNATDALNTENPGSNATADVNTGAPSTDAIDIGPSDPKVIRCYTCTDAVSNEDCIGERLGENGTMQVCEMPFPQCKSEFKMNPTGDGYLIRKSCIDADECYDNMWDSILDPLNAQCMGPMYTGLNHTVDAEAWCFFCCLDPSDMDGCNGVGHIHRIPLPEENLWDPKMNWDLTMKEDEDDEDNAAVTTAVASPTLLLSIIYVALSIVL